Proteins encoded together in one Abyssibacter profundi window:
- a CDS encoding amidase: protein MNALPEGDALHLAELVRSGEVSASELLEAAISAVERLNPQLNAVIGSLYDDARSRTQLPLGNGPFAGVPFLIKDLLSDYAGHPISSGSRFLKDYVPEQDSEMVVRYKRSGLNIFGKTNTPEFGLTPFTEPQLFGPTRNPWDLDRTPGGSSGGTGAAVAAGLVPMAGGGDGGGSIRIPASCNGLVGLKPTRGRNPTGPTRGDIWFGCAVEHPLTHSVRDSAAALDALSGAEPGDPHRAPPPAGRYLDAIEAPVRPLRIAYTGVPLLGDDMAPECLQGLEQTVTLLESLGHTLVADHPPINRPAFVEAFIVLLVAETAADVKDFARKIGRMPRKGELEPTTAALVRLAGSFTADELALALRELQAQTRAYGRWLQNYDVLLTPTLAEPPFVIGKYQPGLADALGIQALNRLPLAGLAKRSGLIEKMAQDIFRFIPNTPLANVTGDPSISLPLHWSTDGLPVGMMFSGQFGDETTLLQLARQLEIAQPWAQRKPSLHAASL, encoded by the coding sequence ATGAATGCCCTGCCGGAAGGAGACGCCCTCCACCTTGCCGAACTCGTCCGCAGCGGCGAGGTCAGCGCGAGTGAGCTACTTGAAGCCGCCATCAGCGCCGTGGAGCGCCTCAACCCGCAACTCAATGCGGTGATCGGCAGCTTGTATGACGATGCCCGCTCGCGCACCCAACTGCCGCTCGGTAACGGGCCGTTCGCTGGCGTCCCCTTTCTCATCAAGGATTTGCTATCGGACTACGCCGGCCACCCGATCAGCTCCGGCAGTCGATTTCTCAAGGACTACGTCCCCGAGCAAGACAGTGAAATGGTCGTGCGCTATAAGCGCAGCGGGCTGAATATCTTCGGCAAAACCAATACACCGGAATTCGGACTGACCCCGTTCACCGAGCCCCAGCTCTTCGGCCCGACGCGCAATCCCTGGGACTTGGACCGCACGCCTGGTGGATCCAGCGGCGGAACCGGGGCCGCCGTCGCGGCAGGTCTGGTCCCCATGGCCGGGGGCGGAGACGGCGGTGGCTCCATTCGTATTCCGGCCAGTTGCAATGGCCTGGTTGGGCTCAAGCCCACCCGGGGGCGCAACCCCACCGGACCAACCCGTGGTGACATCTGGTTCGGCTGCGCCGTCGAACACCCGCTGACCCACAGCGTCCGTGACAGCGCTGCGGCCCTGGATGCACTCAGCGGGGCCGAACCGGGCGACCCGCACCGCGCGCCGCCGCCGGCAGGTCGCTATCTGGACGCCATTGAAGCCCCCGTGCGGCCGCTACGCATCGCCTATACCGGCGTGCCACTGCTGGGAGATGACATGGCGCCCGAATGCCTCCAGGGCTTGGAGCAGACGGTCACCTTGCTCGAATCGCTAGGCCACACCCTGGTCGCTGACCACCCGCCGATCAACCGGCCGGCTTTCGTCGAAGCATTCATCGTGCTCTTGGTCGCCGAGACAGCGGCCGACGTCAAGGACTTCGCCCGCAAAATCGGTCGTATGCCGCGTAAGGGTGAACTGGAACCCACCACGGCTGCACTGGTCCGGCTGGCGGGTAGCTTCACGGCGGACGAGTTGGCCCTGGCGCTGCGCGAGCTGCAGGCACAGACCCGCGCCTATGGGCGGTGGCTGCAAAACTACGATGTCCTGCTCACGCCCACCCTGGCCGAACCTCCCTTTGTCATCGGCAAATACCAGCCGGGCCTGGCCGATGCCCTCGGCATACAGGCGCTCAACCGGCTACCGCTGGCCGGTTTGGCGAAACGATCCGGCCTGATCGAGAAAATGGCGCAGGACATTTTCCGTTTCATTCCGAACACGCCGCTGGCCAATGTCACCGGTGACCCGTCGATCTCCTTGCCGCTGCACTGGTCTACAGACGGATTGCCGGTGGGCATGATGTTCTCGGGCCAGTTTGGCGACGAGACCACGCTGCTACAGCTGGCGCGGCAACTGGAGATCGCCCAGCCCTGGGCGCAGCGCAAACCGTCGCTGCACGCCGCTTCGCTTTAG
- a CDS encoding DOPA 4,5-dioxygenase family protein has protein sequence MIVQAASHPAWFHLHIYFDAQTQATARQLRQQILMEDWPLAYVGTLIPHAIGPHPRPMFELHAASAHLDAVCARLEARRGPHSVLIHPVQADEYAAHTRDARWLGPALALRLDRL, from the coding sequence ATGATCGTCCAGGCAGCATCTCACCCCGCCTGGTTCCATCTGCACATCTACTTTGATGCGCAGACCCAGGCCACCGCCCGGCAGCTCCGACAACAAATCCTCATGGAGGACTGGCCGCTGGCCTATGTCGGTACGCTCATCCCCCACGCAATCGGGCCGCATCCACGACCGATGTTCGAGCTTCATGCGGCGTCGGCGCATCTGGATGCTGTTTGCGCCAGACTGGAAGCACGGCGTGGCCCGCATTCCGTACTCATCCACCCGGTGCAGGCCGATGAGTACGCTGCACACACCCGCGATGCGCGGTGGCTCGGGCCTGCGCTGGCACTGCGACTCGACCGGCTGTGA